The Gemmatimonadaceae bacterium DNA segment CCGAGGGCGTGGTGGACATCTTCGCCGCCGCGGGCTTGGCGAAGCCGGACATCTCGATCCTATCGGACGAGTTTCTGTCCGAAGTGCGTGGGATGCCACAGCGCAATCTTGCGGTCGAGCTGCTGCAGAAGCTCTTGAAGGGCGAGCTACGTACGCGCCGGCGGAAGAATCTCGTGCAGGCGCGGTCCTTCGCGGAGTTGTTGGAGCAGTCGCTGCGGCGCTATCAAAACCGCGCCATCGAGGCCGCCCAAGTGATCGAGGAACTCATCGGGCTGGCGAAGCAGATGCGCGAGGCGGACCGGCGTGGTGAGACGATGGGCCTCAGCGAAGACGAGCTCGCATTCTACGACGCGCTGGAAACCAACGACAGCGCCGTGAAGGTACTGGGCGACGACACGCTGCGCGACATCGCGCGCGAGCTTGTGGCGTCGGTGCGAGCCAACGTGACCATCGACTGGACCGTGCGCGAGAACGTGCGTGCCCAGCTTCGCGTGCTCGTCAAGCGCATCCTGCGCAAGCATGGCTACCCGCCGGACAAACAGGAGAAGGCGACGCAGACAGTACTGGAGCAGGCGGCGGTGCTGTCCGCCGAAT contains these protein-coding regions:
- a CDS encoding DUF3387 domain-containing protein, which produces EGVVDIFAAAGLAKPDISILSDEFLSEVRGMPQRNLAVELLQKLLKGELRTRRRKNLVQARSFAELLEQSLRRYQNRAIEAAQVIEELIGLAKQMREADRRGETMGLSEDELAFYDALETNDSAVKVLGDDTLRDIARELVASVRANVTIDWTVRENVRAQLRVLVKRILRKHGYPPDKQEKATQTVLEQAAVLSAEWATV